A stretch of Dasania marina DSM 21967 DNA encodes these proteins:
- a CDS encoding PhoH family protein encodes MNKNPSYKKALTLEPNDARHLANLCGQLNEHLRQIEQRLAVIIHSRGNHFTIAGRQADVDVSADLIEQLYREARNGTELTPQTLHLNLQQAGIDDLVQQQLLNPELNKELKKEDSHAVVNSPIESTKDNSVEPFTLIHTKKLSIKPRGGNQQGYVRAILNHDINFGIGPAGTGKTYLAVACAVQALLNDDVQRILLVRPAVEAGEKLGFLPGDLAQKIDPYLRPLYDALYEMLGDETVSKLVERNVIEIAPLAYMRGRTLNDAYIILDESQNTTKEQMKMFLTRIGFGSTAVITGDATQIDLPRGTQSGLIHVMKVLENIEGISFTYFESKDVVRHPLVARIVDAYAAQESQEQSIKDQARSGQNS; translated from the coding sequence TTGAACAAAAACCCTTCTTACAAAAAGGCTCTTACTCTAGAGCCTAATGACGCCCGGCATTTAGCCAATCTCTGCGGCCAGTTAAATGAGCACCTACGCCAGATTGAACAGCGCCTGGCGGTGATCATACATAGTCGTGGCAATCACTTTACCATCGCCGGCCGGCAGGCCGATGTCGACGTCAGCGCCGACCTCATCGAGCAACTCTACCGCGAGGCCCGTAACGGCACCGAATTGACTCCACAAACCCTACACCTTAATTTGCAGCAGGCCGGCATAGACGACCTAGTGCAGCAGCAACTACTCAATCCAGAACTAAATAAAGAACTCAAGAAAGAGGATAGCCACGCCGTCGTGAACAGCCCTATAGAATCAACCAAAGACAACAGTGTCGAGCCCTTCACCCTCATACACACCAAAAAGCTCAGCATTAAACCCCGCGGCGGCAACCAGCAAGGCTATGTGCGCGCCATACTCAACCACGACATTAACTTTGGTATAGGCCCGGCCGGTACCGGCAAAACCTATTTAGCGGTAGCCTGTGCCGTACAGGCCCTGCTCAACGATGATGTGCAGCGCATATTACTGGTGCGGCCGGCAGTAGAAGCCGGTGAAAAACTGGGATTTTTGCCCGGCGACCTCGCCCAAAAAATCGACCCTTATTTGCGCCCCCTATACGACGCCCTCTACGAAATGCTGGGCGACGAAACCGTTAGCAAACTGGTAGAGCGCAACGTCATAGAAATCGCCCCGCTGGCCTATATGCGCGGCCGCACCCTTAACGACGCCTATATTATTTTGGATGAAAGCCAAAACACCACCAAGGAACAAATGAAAATGTTTCTTACCCGCATAGGCTTTGGCTCTACCGCGGTCATTACCGGTGACGCCACCCAGATAGACTTACCGCGCGGCACCCAATCGGGGCTTATCCACGTAATGAAGGTGCTGGAAAATATAGAGGGGATTAGTTTTACCTATTTTGAATCCAAGGATGTAGTCAGACACCCCTTGGTTGCGCGCATAGTAGATGCCTACGCCGCGCAAGAAAGCCAAGAACAGTCTATTAAAGACCAAGCCCGCAGCGGCCAAAACAGCTAA
- the ybeY gene encoding rRNA maturation RNase YbeY, producing MQALDLDLQIADSLAADAATLPTSDNFELWVAAALAGRKSEAELTVRLVDEQEIRELNATYRHQDKATNVLSFPADLPEHIDIPLLGDIIICPAVVAAEAQQQQKTLTAHWAHMVIHGTLHLLGYDHIEEQQAVAMEAIEIQLLAQLDYPNPYQCPH from the coding sequence ATGCAAGCCCTAGACCTAGACCTGCAAATAGCCGATAGCCTTGCGGCCGACGCTGCGACCCTACCCACTAGCGACAATTTTGAGCTATGGGTGGCCGCCGCGCTAGCCGGCCGTAAAAGCGAGGCCGAACTCACCGTGCGCTTAGTCGACGAGCAGGAGATACGCGAGCTCAACGCCACCTATAGGCACCAAGACAAAGCCACTAACGTTTTATCGTTTCCGGCCGACTTACCCGAACATATAGACATACCCTTGCTGGGCGATATTATTATCTGCCCGGCAGTGGTCGCTGCCGAAGCCCAGCAGCAACAAAAAACCTTAACCGCCCACTGGGCGCATATGGTGATACACGGCACCCTACATTTGCTAGGCTATGACCATATAGAAGAGCAACAAGCTGTCGCTATGGAAGCGATAGAAATACAACTACTTGCCCAGCTGGATTACCCCAACCCTTATCAATGCCCGCATTGA
- a CDS encoding HlyC/CorC family transporter — protein MSEDRSSNEPEEKSWLEKIANAFSSEPNSREELLEILKVAEQNKVIDSDVVSIIDGALKVADKQVREIMVPRSQMIVVKAEQSLKETLPKMIKSSHSRFPVIGENVDEILGILLAKDLLPQVIENDNDNFDITSLLRAATVVPESKRLNVLLREFRENRNHMAIVIDEYGGVAGLVTIEDVLEEIVGEIEDETDVEADEYIKKLADNDFIVKALIPIEDFNEHFNSDFSDEEFDTIGGIILRKFGHLPRRNEITHLNGFEFKILSADSRQVHLLRMAIIGESEQA, from the coding sequence ATGAGCGAAGATCGATCTAGCAACGAGCCAGAAGAAAAATCCTGGCTCGAAAAAATTGCCAATGCCTTTTCATCGGAACCCAACAGCCGTGAGGAATTACTTGAAATTCTCAAGGTTGCGGAACAAAACAAAGTCATAGACAGCGATGTCGTCAGCATTATCGACGGCGCCCTGAAAGTAGCGGATAAACAGGTACGCGAAATCATGGTACCGCGCTCACAAATGATCGTGGTTAAGGCTGAGCAATCGCTAAAAGAAACCTTGCCCAAAATGATTAAAAGCTCGCACTCGCGCTTTCCCGTTATCGGCGAAAACGTGGATGAGATATTGGGTATTTTACTGGCAAAAGATTTACTGCCACAGGTTATAGAAAACGATAACGACAACTTCGATATCACCTCACTGCTGCGCGCCGCCACCGTAGTGCCTGAAAGCAAGCGCTTAAATGTGCTGTTGCGCGAGTTTAGGGAAAATCGTAACCACATGGCCATAGTCATAGATGAATATGGCGGCGTCGCCGGCCTAGTCACTATAGAGGATGTGTTGGAAGAGATAGTCGGCGAGATCGAAGATGAAACCGATGTCGAGGCCGACGAGTATATTAAAAAACTAGCCGATAACGACTTTATCGTCAAAGCCCTCATCCCTATAGAAGACTTTAACGAGCACTTTAACAGCGACTTTAGCGATGAAGAGTTCGACACTATAGGCGGCATTATTCTGCGTAAGTTTGGCCACCTACCCAGACGTAATGAAATCACCCACCTCAATGGCTTTGAGTTTAAAATACTCAGTGCCGACAGCAGACAGGTGCATTTATTACGCATGGCTATCATAGGCGAAAGCGAACAAGCCTAA
- the lnt gene encoding apolipoprotein N-acyltransferase, with translation MPYTTRTQGWLGHLAALLAGGLITLSLAPFNYWPLGIVSAALFVFLFQRLTPKQAAWRGWWFGFGLFASGASWVYVSIHEFGYAPVPLAVFITFLFTGGLALTWLIFAYLYVRFIRPLPLGNSLGYAAVFVLCEWFRSWFLTGFPWLYLGYGYIDTPLAGWAPVTGVYGISFIVTLTGAAIANALMQKNYRQPLLIVSALLWLGGYGLQQVAWVSPADKPPLKIAMVQANISQAVKWDRDQYWPTLNLYNRMSQPLWSQVDIVIWPEAAVPGMYHNAQSFLEHMAEQANQHGSSLITGIPSSATIDGQRHSYNSIVALGNGEGLYNKQRLVPFGEYIPLEGLLRGLIQFFNLPMSAFSAGDSQQQPLQAAGISLTPLICYEVVYSELVSHSAGQTDMLLTISNDAWFGDSIGPLQHLEMAQMRALETGRYLIRSTGSGISAIVNERGHITVQGPQFKKAVIHGEAQVMQGVTPFARSGSWPIISLCLGLIASLYLLARQRR, from the coding sequence ATGCCCTACACCACACGCACTCAAGGCTGGCTAGGTCACCTAGCCGCCTTGCTAGCAGGCGGCCTCATCACCCTGTCATTAGCGCCTTTTAATTACTGGCCACTGGGCATAGTCAGCGCCGCGTTATTTGTATTTTTATTCCAACGGCTCACACCGAAACAGGCCGCCTGGCGCGGTTGGTGGTTTGGCTTTGGCCTGTTTGCCAGCGGTGCCTCTTGGGTGTATGTGAGCATACATGAATTTGGCTATGCCCCTGTGCCACTGGCTGTGTTTATCACTTTTTTATTCACCGGCGGCCTGGCACTCACTTGGTTGATATTCGCCTATCTCTATGTACGCTTTATACGGCCACTACCGCTGGGCAACAGCTTGGGCTATGCCGCCGTGTTTGTTTTGTGTGAATGGTTTCGCAGCTGGTTTTTAACGGGTTTCCCCTGGCTGTATCTGGGCTACGGTTATATAGACACACCACTCGCTGGCTGGGCACCTGTCACCGGAGTCTACGGTATTAGCTTTATTGTCACCCTTACCGGTGCCGCTATTGCCAACGCCCTAATGCAAAAAAACTACCGCCAACCTCTACTAATCGTCAGCGCCCTGCTATGGCTGGGCGGCTATGGCCTGCAGCAAGTCGCTTGGGTAAGCCCCGCCGATAAACCACCACTCAAAATCGCCATGGTGCAGGCCAATATTTCGCAGGCCGTGAAATGGGACCGCGACCAATACTGGCCCACCCTCAATCTCTACAACCGCATGAGCCAGCCGCTGTGGTCACAAGTCGACATAGTCATCTGGCCCGAAGCCGCCGTGCCTGGCATGTACCACAATGCCCAATCCTTTTTAGAGCATATGGCAGAGCAAGCTAATCAACACGGCAGCAGCTTGATTACCGGCATCCCCAGCTCAGCAACCATAGACGGCCAACGCCACAGCTATAACAGCATCGTTGCCTTAGGCAATGGCGAAGGCCTGTATAACAAACAACGGCTAGTGCCCTTTGGTGAATACATCCCCTTAGAGGGCCTACTGCGCGGCCTAATACAGTTTTTTAATTTACCCATGTCAGCCTTTAGCGCCGGCGATAGCCAGCAACAACCGCTGCAAGCCGCAGGCATTAGCCTAACACCACTCATTTGCTATGAGGTGGTGTATAGCGAACTGGTTAGCCACAGCGCCGGCCAAACCGATATGCTGCTAACCATTAGCAACGATGCCTGGTTTGGCGACTCCATAGGCCCACTACAACATCTAGAAATGGCCCAGATGCGCGCCCTGGAAACCGGCCGCTACCTCATCCGTAGCACCGGCAGCGGCATTAGCGCCATAGTCAATGAGCGCGGCCACATCACCGTACAGGGGCCACAATTTAAAAAAGCTGTGATACACGGCGAAGCGCAAGTCATGCAAGGGGTCACGCCTTTTGCCCGCAGCGGCTCTTGGCCCATCATCAGCCTGTGTTTAGGCCTCATCGCTAGCCTGTATTTACTAGCCCGGCAGCGGCGCTAA
- the leuS gene encoding leucine--tRNA ligase yields the protein MQEQYSPKEIEQQAQQYWASNKSFEVDVDTNKDKYYCLAMFPYPSGRLHMGHVRNYTIADVISRYQRMLGKNVLQPMGWDAFGLPAENAAAKNNTAPAKWTDENIAYMRDQLKQLGFAYDWTREMATCKPDYYRWEQWFFTRLYEKGLVYKKTSAVNWCPVDETVLANEQVIDGCCWRCDTQVVKKEIPQWFIKITEYADQLLEDLDQLDGWPEQVKTMQRNWIGRSEGVEMTFALESDVADIKSFEVYTTRPDTLMGATYVSLAAEHPISLALAKNNAELAAFVQECKVSSVAEADMATMDKKGVYTGINALHPITGELVPVWVANYVLMDYGSGAVMAVPAHDERDFAFANKYDLAITQVIASNKKDDSAFDSSVWTDWYARKGNTTTINSGEFDGLDFEAAFDAIADKLVALKKGKRTTNYRLRDWGVSRQRYWGSPIPMFNLPEGGEIPIPADRLPALLPTDVVMDGVNSPLKSDPEWCKDTLDGTPDGKPVERETDTFDTFMESSWYYARFTNPNYEDGMIDSDAANYWLPVDQYVGGIEHAILHLLYARFFHKLMRDEGLVNCDEPFDRLLCQGMVLKDGTKMSKSKGNTVDPQQMIEQYGADTVRLFIMFAAPPEQSLEWSDSAVGGSSKYLNRLWKIIHKHSDSGAIPALDKKNLSSAQQDLRRKTHETIAKVSDDCDRRLTFNTAIAAIMELTNDLNKFQDRDGQGLAVEREAIEAIVLLLSPIVPHICHTLWQNLGHSTAVIDAPWPKVDEKALVRSSIEMVVQINGKVRAKIEVAADASQEAVLALAMADERVQTFLEGKEIKMQKVIPGKLVTIAVK from the coding sequence ATGCAAGAACAGTATTCCCCCAAAGAGATAGAGCAACAGGCACAGCAGTACTGGGCCAGCAACAAAAGCTTTGAAGTAGACGTCGATACCAATAAAGACAAATACTACTGCCTGGCTATGTTCCCCTACCCCAGCGGCAGGCTACACATGGGCCATGTGCGCAACTACACCATTGCCGATGTCATCTCACGCTACCAACGCATGTTGGGCAAAAACGTTTTACAGCCCATGGGCTGGGATGCCTTTGGCCTGCCCGCCGAAAACGCTGCCGCCAAAAACAACACCGCCCCCGCCAAGTGGACCGATGAAAACATCGCCTATATGCGCGATCAGCTCAAGCAATTAGGTTTCGCCTACGATTGGACCCGCGAAATGGCCACCTGCAAGCCCGATTACTATCGCTGGGAGCAATGGTTCTTCACTCGCCTGTACGAAAAAGGTTTAGTGTACAAAAAAACCTCAGCCGTCAACTGGTGCCCCGTCGATGAAACCGTACTCGCTAACGAGCAAGTAATAGACGGTTGCTGCTGGCGCTGTGATACCCAGGTGGTAAAAAAAGAAATTCCCCAGTGGTTTATTAAAATCACCGAATACGCCGACCAATTGTTAGAAGATCTAGACCAGCTAGACGGTTGGCCCGAGCAAGTTAAAACTATGCAGCGCAACTGGATAGGCCGCTCGGAAGGGGTAGAAATGACTTTCGCCCTAGAAAGTGATGTCGCCGATATAAAAAGTTTTGAGGTATACACCACCCGCCCCGACACCTTAATGGGCGCAACCTATGTGAGCCTAGCGGCTGAGCACCCCATCAGCTTGGCACTAGCCAAAAACAACGCCGAATTAGCCGCCTTTGTGCAAGAGTGTAAAGTTAGCTCAGTGGCCGAAGCCGACATGGCCACCATGGATAAAAAAGGGGTGTACACCGGCATCAATGCCCTACACCCCATTACCGGTGAGCTAGTACCGGTTTGGGTAGCCAACTATGTATTAATGGATTACGGCTCAGGTGCAGTCATGGCCGTACCCGCCCACGACGAGCGCGACTTTGCCTTTGCCAATAAATACGACTTAGCGATTACTCAAGTCATCGCCAGCAACAAAAAAGACGACTCGGCTTTTGATAGCAGCGTGTGGACCGATTGGTATGCCCGCAAAGGCAATACCACCACCATCAACTCCGGTGAGTTTGATGGCCTAGACTTTGAAGCCGCCTTTGACGCCATCGCCGACAAGTTAGTGGCCCTTAAAAAAGGCAAGCGCACCACCAACTATCGCCTGCGCGATTGGGGTGTATCACGCCAGCGCTACTGGGGATCACCTATCCCCATGTTTAATTTACCCGAGGGCGGTGAAATTCCAATACCGGCCGATCGCCTACCCGCACTACTACCTACCGATGTAGTAATGGATGGCGTCAACTCTCCCCTCAAGAGCGATCCCGAATGGTGTAAAGATACTCTTGATGGCACCCCGGACGGCAAACCGGTAGAACGCGAAACTGATACCTTCGATACCTTTATGGAATCCTCTTGGTATTACGCACGCTTCACCAACCCCAATTACGAAGACGGCATGATAGACAGCGACGCCGCCAACTACTGGCTGCCAGTCGATCAATACGTAGGCGGTATAGAGCACGCAATTTTGCATTTGCTATACGCGCGCTTCTTCCACAAACTCATGCGCGACGAAGGCCTAGTGAATTGCGACGAGCCCTTTGACCGTTTGTTATGCCAGGGCATGGTGTTAAAAGACGGCACCAAAATGTCTAAGTCCAAAGGCAATACCGTAGACCCGCAGCAAATGATAGAGCAATACGGTGCCGATACCGTGCGCCTGTTTATTATGTTTGCAGCACCGCCAGAGCAATCACTGGAGTGGTCGGACTCAGCGGTAGGTGGCTCATCGAAATACCTCAACCGTTTATGGAAAATTATCCACAAGCACAGCGACAGCGGTGCAATCCCCGCATTAGACAAAAAGAACTTAAGCAGCGCACAACAAGACCTACGCCGCAAAACTCACGAGACCATAGCCAAAGTCAGCGACGACTGCGATAGACGTCTAACCTTTAACACGGCAATAGCTGCGATTATGGAACTCACCAACGACTTAAATAAGTTTCAAGATCGTGACGGCCAAGGTTTAGCCGTAGAGCGCGAAGCCATAGAAGCCATCGTGTTATTACTGTCGCCTATAGTGCCTCACATTTGCCACACCTTATGGCAAAACTTAGGCCACAGCACAGCGGTTATTGATGCACCTTGGCCTAAGGTCGATGAGAAAGCGTTGGTGCGTAGCAGCATAGAAATGGTGGTACAGATCAACGGTAAGGTACGCGCTAAAATTGAAGTAGCCGCCGACGCCAGCCAAGAAGCGGTATTAGCGTTGGCTATGGCCGATGAGCGGGTACAAACATTTCTTGAAGGCAAAGAAATTAAAATGCAAAAAGTCATACCCGGTAAACTGGTTACCATCGCTGTTAAATAA
- the lptE gene encoding LPS assembly lipoprotein LptE: MLKTTKPYAAFAIVLFLSACGFQLRGNLELPAGAEPISIRSANSYSPLSIALRNSLSSQQVEVADDAQLASEQVINAETLSDQGRYIAKQEQTQGFQIHILTQQRERRVLSLGAGASVAEYQLIETVIFDLRNPIGQTVMGPITLSEYKALPNDPNKVISSTEETELIQQEMLLALAQKIARQISRFDFARELNKLAKKTTPKPATNSQP; the protein is encoded by the coding sequence ATGCTGAAAACCACTAAACCTTATGCTGCATTCGCAATTGTATTATTCCTTAGCGCCTGTGGTTTTCAGTTGCGCGGCAACCTAGAGCTGCCCGCCGGCGCCGAACCTATTAGCATACGCTCGGCCAATAGTTATTCGCCCTTAAGCATCGCCCTAAGAAACAGCCTTAGCAGCCAACAGGTTGAAGTCGCCGATGATGCCCAGCTTGCCAGCGAGCAAGTGATTAACGCCGAAACCCTTAGCGACCAAGGCCGCTATATAGCTAAGCAAGAACAAACCCAAGGCTTTCAAATCCATATACTCACGCAGCAGCGCGAACGCCGGGTATTAAGCTTGGGCGCAGGTGCCAGCGTGGCGGAGTATCAATTAATAGAAACGGTTATCTTTGATCTGCGTAACCCCATAGGCCAAACCGTTATGGGGCCTATTACGCTTAGCGAATACAAGGCGCTGCCCAATGACCCCAACAAGGTCATTAGCAGCACCGAAGAAACCGAGCTAATACAGCAAGAAATGCTGTTGGCGCTGGCGCAAAAAATTGCTAGGCAGATTAGCCGTTTTGACTTTGCCCGCGAATTAAATAAGCTCGCTAAAAAAACCACACCCAAGCCTGCGACTAACAGCCAGCCTTAA
- the holA gene encoding DNA polymerase III subunit delta, translating to MKIKAEQLAQQLKKQLLPVYLLHGDEPLLIQECADHVRRACKAQGFGDRDIIHVENNFTGEELYASNQSISLFADRKIIELRMPTGKPGTAGSKALVDYVANPSPDNVLLIICGKIESASQRSKWFKTVEAAGASVQLWPINARDLPRWIEQRLRALGMQANPDAIELLADRVEGNLLAASQEIHKLQLYAEQETITVETVMAAVADSARYNIFGLIDSCLEGDTLSALKMLQGLKSEGNQVFAILPLFTRELRNLYACAQQIGDGHGIDRVLQNQRIWDSRKRITKIALQKLSLSRITRLIQLANDIDQSAKGMSKANSWDLLEQLITLMTGRELAIAL from the coding sequence ATGAAAATCAAAGCCGAGCAATTAGCCCAACAATTAAAAAAACAACTATTGCCCGTCTATTTACTACACGGCGATGAGCCACTGTTAATTCAGGAATGCGCTGACCATGTTCGCCGTGCCTGTAAAGCCCAAGGCTTTGGTGACCGCGACATTATTCACGTAGAAAATAATTTTACCGGCGAAGAGTTATATGCTAGTAACCAATCTATTTCCTTATTTGCCGACCGAAAAATTATTGAACTGCGCATGCCCACCGGCAAGCCCGGCACAGCAGGCTCAAAAGCGCTAGTCGATTACGTTGCCAACCCCAGCCCCGATAATGTTTTACTGATTATTTGCGGAAAAATTGAATCCGCCAGCCAGCGCAGTAAATGGTTTAAAACCGTAGAAGCCGCTGGCGCCTCAGTACAACTATGGCCTATTAATGCCCGCGACCTGCCACGCTGGATAGAACAACGCCTGCGCGCACTAGGCATGCAAGCCAATCCCGACGCCATAGAGCTATTAGCCGATAGAGTAGAGGGCAATTTACTGGCCGCCTCGCAAGAGATACACAAACTGCAACTTTATGCCGAGCAGGAAACCATCACCGTAGAGACGGTTATGGCCGCGGTAGCCGACAGCGCCCGTTATAATATTTTTGGTTTGATTGATAGCTGCCTAGAAGGCGACACCCTCAGCGCCTTAAAAATGCTGCAAGGTTTAAAGTCTGAAGGTAATCAAGTGTTCGCCATACTGCCACTATTTACCCGCGAGCTACGCAACCTTTACGCCTGCGCACAGCAAATAGGTGATGGCCACGGCATAGACAGAGTATTACAAAACCAACGTATCTGGGATAGCCGCAAGCGCATTACCAAAATAGCCCTGCAAAAACTGTCCCTGTCTCGTATAACCAGACTGATACAGCTGGCCAACGATATAGACCAATCGGCCAAAGGCATGAGCAAAGCCAATAGCTGGGATTTATTAGAACAGCTGATCACACTGATGACCGGAAGAGAGCTGGCGATAGCGCTCTAA
- a CDS encoding alpha/beta fold hydrolase, whose protein sequence is MPFISVRDISLYYQIKGSGPKLLYINGTGADLRNKPNIFDSVLAEHFTILAFDQRGLGQSGKPDYPYSLQDYADDIAALLVALEWSSCSVMGVSFGGMVAQHFALSYPQRVQRLVLACTSSGGEGGGSFAMHSLDALPPYERAKRFLELSDTRRDLSWQLSHTDTFQRLIDYQLATKAIGEKEPNHEIGRQRQLAARIGHDTYQRLPQLNMPVLICGGRFDGIAPVANLHAMHQQIPQSHLQLFSGGHLFYLQDRRAFKRISRFLMGEHDGE, encoded by the coding sequence ATGCCTTTTATTTCCGTACGTGATATATCCCTTTATTACCAGATAAAAGGCAGCGGTCCTAAGTTGCTTTATATTAATGGCACTGGCGCAGATTTGCGCAACAAGCCTAATATTTTTGATTCGGTTTTAGCTGAGCACTTTACTATTCTGGCTTTTGATCAGCGCGGCCTAGGGCAAAGTGGCAAGCCTGATTATCCTTACAGCTTGCAAGATTATGCCGATGATATAGCGGCATTATTAGTGGCGTTAGAGTGGTCGTCCTGCTCGGTGATGGGTGTTTCTTTTGGCGGCATGGTGGCGCAACACTTTGCGCTGAGCTATCCACAGCGGGTGCAGCGTTTGGTGTTGGCTTGTACTTCAAGTGGCGGTGAGGGCGGCGGCTCTTTTGCTATGCATAGCCTAGATGCTCTGCCACCCTATGAGCGAGCTAAACGTTTCTTAGAGCTAAGTGATACTCGCCGTGACCTGTCATGGCAGCTCAGCCATACCGATACTTTTCAGCGCTTAATCGATTATCAGTTAGCCACTAAAGCAATAGGCGAAAAAGAGCCTAACCATGAAATAGGTAGGCAGCGCCAACTAGCAGCCAGAATAGGCCATGATACCTACCAACGTTTACCACAGTTAAATATGCCAGTATTAATTTGCGGCGGCCGCTTTGATGGCATAGCGCCTGTGGCTAATTTACACGCCATGCATCAGCAAATCCCGCAGTCACATTTGCAATTATTTAGCGGCGGCCATTTATTTTATCTACAAGATCGGCGCGCTTTTAAACGCATTAGTCGTTTTTTAATGGGCGAGCACGATGGGGAGTAG
- a CDS encoding fused DSP-PTPase phosphatase/NAD kinase-like protein has product MKYMKTLLCLLLATLSLTVYSSDTVPVLNAPLITSSSISNIRQPDAQVFSSGQPSQDELQLLQRAGIKHIVNLRPSDEITWDEKAAVLALGMQYHSIPVAGAADITVENAEKLADLLSQLDGEASLLHCASGNRVGGLMAVIAAKLHGQPIEDALLEGQRWGLTGLTPVVRAKLSQH; this is encoded by the coding sequence ATGAAATATATGAAAACACTATTATGTTTGTTACTCGCGACGTTGAGCCTAACTGTTTATAGCAGCGATACAGTCCCTGTACTTAATGCACCGTTAATTACCAGTTCTTCGATTAGCAATATTCGCCAGCCCGATGCGCAGGTATTTAGCAGCGGTCAGCCCAGCCAGGACGAACTGCAGCTGTTACAGCGGGCGGGCATTAAGCATATTGTTAATCTACGCCCCAGCGATGAAATAACTTGGGATGAGAAGGCCGCAGTTCTTGCTTTGGGAATGCAATATCACTCTATTCCGGTTGCCGGGGCCGCCGATATTACTGTAGAGAATGCGGAAAAGTTAGCGGATTTATTGTCGCAACTCGATGGCGAAGCCAGCTTATTGCATTGCGCTAGCGGCAATAGGGTGGGTGGCTTAATGGCGGTGATAGCCGCTAAGCTGCACGGTCAACCAATTGAGGATGCCTTACTGGAAGGGCAGCGCTGGGGTTTAACTGGATTGACACCGGTGGTGCGAGCTAAACTTTCTCAACATTAA